The Triticum aestivum cultivar Chinese Spring chromosome 7B, IWGSC CS RefSeq v2.1, whole genome shotgun sequence genome window below encodes:
- the LOC123156483 gene encoding uncharacterized protein: protein MLNGSSSQVFIMPAAGHVHYLVAGGSGGGDDPRYPWTFKSLHEVDAVVPAIARGSKRPAAVPGGAPVEPYGCPICFRMFATAKAVHGHMRSHTDRSWRGMEPPRPPPLGEIRYPYVCDRCKMPFQTRQALGGHRASHNGKKGCSWLEREEPAVAEEARKPIVFNVDLNLPAPEADQEQEEEEE from the coding sequence ATGCTCAACGGATCGAGCTCGCAAGTGTTCATCAtgcccgccgccggccatgtccaCTACCTCGTCGCGGGAGGCTCCGGAGGAGGCGACGACCCCAGGTACCCCTGGACCTTCAAGTCCCTGCATGAGGTGGACGCCGTCGTCCCTGCTATCGCCCGTGGCAGCAAGAGGCCGGCCGCCGTCCCCGGTGGAGCACCGGTAGAGCCCTACGGGTGCCCCATCTGCTTCCGCATGTTCGCCACTGCCAAGGCCGTCCATGGCCACATGCGCAGCCACACGGACCGCAGCTGGCGCGGCATGGAGCCGCCCCGCCCGCCGCCCCTGGGCGAGATCCGTTACCCGTACGTGTGCGACCGCTGCAAGATGCCGTTCCAGACGCGGCAGGCGCTCGGTGGCCACCGTGCCAGCCACAATGGTAAGAAAGGCTGCTCCTGGCTCGAAAGGGAGGAACCCGCCGTCGCCGAAGAAGCTCGGAAGCCCATCGTGTTCAACGTTGATCTGAACCTTCCGGCTCCCGAGGCAGATCaggaacaggaggaggaggaggagtag
- the LOC123158686 gene encoding zinc finger protein ZAT3-like has product MPGAGHVHYLVAGGSGGGDDPRYPWTFKSLHEVDAAVPAITRGAPVEPYGCPICFRTFASAKAVHGHMRSHTDRSWRGMEPPRPEPLGELGPDGRRYPYACDRCKMPFQTRQALGGHRASHNGKKGCSWLDREELAAEEEARKPVVFDVDLNLPAPEAEEHEEEE; this is encoded by the coding sequence ATGCCCGGCGCCGGCCATGTCCACTACCTCGTCGCGGGAGGCTCCGGAGGAGGCGACGACCCCAGGTACCCCTGGACCTTCAAGTCCCTGCACGAGGTGGACGCCGCCGTCCCTGCCATCACCCGTGGAGCACCGGTAGAGCCCTACGGGTGCCCCATCTGCTTCCGCACATTCGCCAGTGCCAAGGCCGTCCATGGCCACATGCGCAGCCACACGGACCGCAGCTGGCGCGGCATGGAGCCGCCCCGGCCGGAACCTCTCGGCGAGCTTGGGCCGGACGGGCGGCGCTACCCGTACGCGTGTGACCGCTGCAAGATGCCATTCCAGACGCGGCAGGCGCTCGGCGGCCACCGTGCCAGCCACAATGGTAAGAAAGGCTGCTCCTGGCTCGATAGGGAGGAGCTCGCCGCCGAAGAAGAAGCTCGGAAGCCCGTCGTGTTCGACGTTGATCTGAACCTTCCGGCTCCAGAGGCAGAGGAACatgaggaggaggagtag